The following proteins are co-located in the Aphis gossypii isolate Hap1 unplaced genomic scaffold, ASM2018417v2 Contig00062, whole genome shotgun sequence genome:
- the LOC126553065 gene encoding uncharacterized protein LOC126553065: MVTIKLEEAFKLIPMCTGEDDIYPFINACDMAVNLVEEKCAPTLVYITTRLSGRALEMIKYKNVTKWVYIKSYLMDAFEDTTTASSLQIQLNSIKMRHGEDVNDYCHRVEKLYYKFCSACTLNKEESEAKVIHETLKEQTLNIFIKGLISPIRTIVKARNPKTLEVAKQLAKAEEVEYNSERENNRYRNDFN, translated from the coding sequence ATGGTTACCATAAAATTAGAGGAAGCATTTAAgcttatacctatgtgtacgGGAGAAGACGATATCTATCCGTTCATAAATGCATGTGATATGGCAGTAAATTTGGTTGAAGAAAAATGCGCGCCGACTTTAGTATATATAACAACTAGGTTATCTGGTAGAGCActagaaatgataaaatataaaaatgttactaaatGGGTATACATTAAGAGTTATTTGATGGATGCTTTTGAAGATACGACAACCGCTTCAAGTTTGcagatacaattaaattccatTAAGATGCGTCATGGTGAAGACGTCAATGATTATTGCCATAGagtagaaaaattgtattataaattttgtagtGCGTGTACGCTTAATAAAGAGGAATCAGAAGCAAAAGTAATTCACGAAACTTTAAAAGAACAaacactgaatatttttataaaaggatTAATAAGTCCTATAAGAACAATTGTAAAGGCACGAAATCCTAAAACATTAGAGGTAGCTAAGCAATTGGCAAAAGCAGAAGAAGTAGAATATAATTCAGAAAGAGAAAATAACAGATACAGGAACGATTTTAATTAA
- the LOC114125268 gene encoding uncharacterized protein LOC114125268 → MFSCSVCDKTFTLIKNLHRHAKSHESLTKIVCSICSEIFTRRDNLVRHNKEKHLPSARNHNDLNRTHVENSNEAVNAKKTRMNSVNTPDFIKTGTSFADKIEWYYMKNIDNLINYNIFLESSKKDLLHLLKSISTKHPIKYNLKLEATYNRPNVDNSSENRAFKTKAREIFLSTDIESKIDIDFANLMSEEDV, encoded by the exons ATGTTTTCGTGTAGTGTATGCGATAAAACCTTTACATTGATCAAAAATCTACATAGACATGCCAAGTCACACGAATCACTTACTAAAATCGTATGCAGTATTTGCTCAGAAATATTCACGCGAAGAGATAACCTCGTCAgacataataaagaaaaacatc ttcCTTCGGCCAGAAATCACAATGATCTTAACCGTACACATGTGGAAAATTCGAATGAAGCAGTAAATGCTAAAAAAACACGTATGAACAGCGTCAATACCCCTGATTTCATTAAGACAGGCACGTCGTTCGCAGATAAAATCGAGtggtattatatgaaaaatatagataatttgatcaactacaatatatttctGGAATCATCAAAAAAAGACTTATTACATCTACTCAAATCAATCTCTACAAAACatccaattaaatataatttaaaactagaaGCAACATATAACCGCCCAAACGTAGACAATTCATCGGAAAATCGTGCGTTTAAGACTAAAGCCAgagaaatttttttgagtACAGATATCGAGTCTAAGATTGATATAGATTTCGCTAATCTTATGTCTGAGGAAGACGTTTAA